The following is a genomic window from Crossiella equi.
GTAGCGGTTCTCCCCGGCCGTGGAGCAGTCGTGCCAGGCCCGCCACTCGTTCGGGTTCCACCAGGCGCACATGTCGATCTCGATGGCGTTCGCGCCGTGCTTGATGGCGGCGTGGATGCCGGAGACGGTGTTGACCCGGTGCGCGATCGCGTAGATCGGGCGTTGCGCGGCGGCCGCGCCGGAAGCCGCGGGCGCGGCCAGCAGCTGGCTCCCGGTCAGCGCGCACAGCGCCGCCAGGACCGTGGCCACCAGCCGGGTGCGCGGTCGCCGTTGCCTCACGCTCATGAAAGCCCCCTGTTCCTCGGTCTCACCACCGCGATGCTGGCTGAACCCGGACCGGCGGTGGTGGGATCAGGGGAGGACTGTGCCCGTGGTGGCCTCGCGCTGTGGCCGAACAGACCACGGCCCGGCGTGAGGCCCCTGCGGATGGCGGGGGAGCGCGGTCACGGCCTCACTCGCACGAGCGAAGCCGTGGGGCTCAACCGCCCTGCTTGGCCAGGTGGCGCTTCTTCGCCTCGGCGAAGGTCTGGCGCACCGGGTCGAGCGCCTGGACGAACTCCAGCTGCTCGCCCTCTGGGCCTTTGCAGTAGATGAGTGCCCAGCCGTTGGACTGGCCCTCGGTGATCTTGTTGTGGTTGGTCTCCGGCGGGGCCGCCCGCCGCGCCTGTTCGGTGCGCACGGTGACGATCCGGTTGGCCTTGACCTGGGTCATGCCCCGGCGAGCGCTTTCCGCCTCCAGGTCGACGATGAACTTGGTGAAGTCCACGTCGTCGCGGAGGTGGAAGCAGATGTGCATCGAACGCGGGTAGGCCGGGCTCATCCGGTCCCGCGCCGGGAAGGTGCTCTTGCCGGAACCCTGCGGCTGCTCGGCGTCCCGGTACTGGAGCAGCTCGATCACCACGTTGTCGAACTGGACGAAGCGCACGTCCAGCCGCTGCTTGCCACCGATCAGGTCGGGCACGCCGATGGAGAACGGCGGCACGCCCTGCTCGTGGGCGAGGATCTCCTGGTCGGTCAGCAGGGTGTTGTGGATGACCGCGCCCTGGAAGTCGCCGTCCCGCATCACCTCGGTCCCGCCCAGGACCTCGGTGTAGAACTCGAACGCGCGATCCATGTCGTCCACAGTCACGCCGAAGTGCTGGACCCCCTGCAACCGCAGCCCGAGCGGGGCCGTGTCCCGCGAGGCGGCGTTCACCGCGGACGCGGACGCCTGGCTCGCGGTCGTGCCACACCCCGCGACGGACAGCGCGACGGCCCCGGCCCCCGCGGCGCGCAGGAGGCCGCGGCGGGAGAGTCCGGAGGCGGGCTTCTGGTCGGACATGCACGTGCTCCTTCGGTGTTCGGGCGTTCGATGATCGTCGAACGCCCGGGGAGCATGTCAGCGCGTTCTGGACGCCCACTGGATTTCCACTTCACCCGTCCAGCTCGGCCCGCAGTGCCTCCGCCTCCCGCACGAACAGGAACGCCTCGCGCTCGGTGGCCAGTGCCGCGGCGCGGTCGATCGCGGCCCGCACGACCTCCTCCGGCTCGCCGAGCGCCCGCGCCAGCCTGGCCCGGTTCACCAGCACCAGGCCCTCGGCGAAGCGCTGGCCGTAGGTGGCGAGGTAGCCCTCGGCCCGGTCCAGGGCCCGCGCGGCCTCGGCGGGCCGCTCGGCGAGCAGGTACAGCTCCGCGAGTCGCGCGAAGTGGCTGGCCAGGCCCGAGCGGGTCTCCTCCGGCGGGATGGCGTCCAGCACCCGCTGGGCCTCGGCGGCCGCCTCGGCCGGGTCGGTGCCCATGACGGCCAGGGCCCAGCAGCGGTTCACCTGGGTGTGGGTGTGCAGGTGGGCGATGGACCAGCC
Proteins encoded in this region:
- a CDS encoding VOC family protein translates to MSDQKPASGLSRRGLLRAAGAGAVALSVAGCGTTASQASASAVNAASRDTAPLGLRLQGVQHFGVTVDDMDRAFEFYTEVLGGTEVMRDGDFQGAVIHNTLLTDQEILAHEQGVPPFSIGVPDLIGGKQRLDVRFVQFDNVVIELLQYRDAEQPQGSGKSTFPARDRMSPAYPRSMHICFHLRDDVDFTKFIVDLEAESARRGMTQVKANRIVTVRTEQARRAAPPETNHNKITEGQSNGWALIYCKGPEGEQLEFVQALDPVRQTFAEAKKRHLAKQGG